Proteins from a genomic interval of Prevotella sp. E13-27:
- the rhaM gene encoding L-rhamnose mutarotase translates to MTRRFAFKMFLKPGFEEEYEKRHAAIWPELKQMIKEQGVQNYSIYWDRDTNILFAYQECTKEGNSQDTENVDPITQRWWDMMADIMEVNPDNSPVTIPLPELFHLD, encoded by the coding sequence ATGACACGTAGATTCGCATTTAAAATGTTCCTGAAGCCAGGCTTTGAGGAAGAGTACGAGAAACGCCACGCCGCCATCTGGCCAGAGTTGAAACAGATGATCAAGGAGCAGGGAGTACAGAACTACAGCATCTATTGGGACCGTGACACCAACATCCTTTTTGCCTATCAGGAATGCACCAAGGAGGGCAACTCACAGGACACAGAGAATGTTGACCCAATAACTCAACGCTGGTGGGACATGATGGCCGACATCATGGAGGTCAATCCTGACAACTCGCCGGTAACCATTCCCCTACCAGAGCTTTTCCATTTAGACTAA
- a CDS encoding glycosyltransferase family 2 protein yields MKHELSILIPIYNDDCREMVKALSCQAEAIDGLKYEIIVADDGSDESYIITNSQISTLPNVRFIRREQNVGRAAIRNFLCRESKYEWALFLDGDMTIVSNCFIKSYLDADIKEVAYGGYCVGPGEASCLRFIYEKTCEPMHRAEERRKRPFQNFHTSNFMIRRDIMLSHPLDERFRHYGYEDVLWGKQLHKAGITIIHLDNPTGFYDFEDNAHFVSKTEEGLRTLYTFRKELRGYSRLLTFIEGLHSGATCWAIKLWHWAFGSLERRNLCGKHPNLSIFKLYKLGYYLTYYKNH; encoded by the coding sequence ATGAAACATGAACTGTCGATATTGATCCCCATCTACAATGATGACTGTCGCGAAATGGTAAAAGCATTGTCGTGTCAGGCTGAGGCTATTGACGGACTCAAATATGAGATTATCGTGGCCGACGATGGGTCTGACGAATCATACATTATCACCAATTCACAGATATCCACTCTCCCCAATGTGCGGTTCATCCGTCGAGAACAGAACGTAGGACGTGCCGCCATAAGAAATTTCCTCTGTCGCGAATCGAAATATGAATGGGCATTGTTTCTTGATGGAGACATGACGATAGTAAGCAATTGTTTCATCAAGAGTTATCTGGATGCAGACATAAAAGAAGTGGCCTATGGTGGTTACTGTGTCGGACCTGGCGAGGCATCTTGCCTGCGTTTCATCTACGAGAAGACCTGCGAGCCCATGCATCGGGCAGAGGAGCGCAGAAAACGGCCATTCCAGAATTTCCACACCAGCAACTTCATGATTCGCCGCGACATCATGTTGTCTCACCCATTAGACGAGCGTTTCCGCCATTATGGCTACGAGGATGTTCTTTGGGGCAAGCAACTGCACAAGGCGGGTATAACTATCATCCATTTGGATAACCCCACAGGCTTTTATGACTTTGAGGACAACGCCCACTTCGTAAGCAAGACCGAGGAAGGGCTGCGCACGTTATACACCTTCCGTAAGGAGCTACGTGGCTACTCGCGATTGCTGACCTTCATCGAAGGTCTTCACAGCGGAGCAACATGTTGGGCCATTAAGCTATGGCACTGGGCGTTCGGCTCTCTTGAGCGACGCAACCTGTGCGGAAAGCACCCTAACCTCAGCATCTTCAAACTCTACAAGCTGGGCTACTATCTAACTTACTATAAAAACCATTAA
- a CDS encoding 30S ribosomal protein S16 encodes MATKIRLQRGGRKGYAFYSIVIADARAPRDGRFTEKIGTYNPNTNPATVDLNFDRALYWIETGAQPTDTVRNILSREGVMLMKHLRGGVKKGAFDEATAQKKFDAWKADKQKGLEKIAAEEAKAKKDAAAKALDEEKKVNEAIAKKVADKKAAAAAEAAEAAAAEEAPAEETAAEAPAEA; translated from the coding sequence ATGGCAACAAAAATCAGATTGCAGCGCGGTGGTCGTAAGGGCTATGCTTTCTATAGCATCGTAATCGCTGACGCTCGTGCACCACGTGATGGTCGTTTCACTGAGAAGATTGGTACTTACAACCCTAACACCAATCCCGCCACGGTAGACTTGAATTTCGACCGTGCATTGTACTGGATTGAGACAGGTGCTCAGCCCACAGACACAGTGCGTAACATTCTTAGCCGCGAGGGCGTTATGCTGATGAAGCACCTCCGTGGTGGCGTTAAGAAGGGCGCATTCGACGAGGCTACTGCTCAGAAGAAGTTCGATGCATGGAAGGCTGACAAGCAGAAGGGTCTTGAGAAGATTGCTGCTGAAGAGGCAAAGGCAAAGAAGGACGCTGCTGCTAAGGCTCTCGATGAGGAGAAGAAGGTAAATGAGGCTATTGCTAAGAAGGTAGCTGACAAAAAGGCTGCTGCCGCTGCCGAGGCTGCAGAAGCTGCTGCCGCTGAGGAGGCTCCCGCAGAGGAGACAGCTGCTGAGGCACCAGCTGAAGCATAA
- a CDS encoding glycosyltransferase family 1 protein, translating to MKILLLGEYSNVHNTLANGLRRFGQKVTVASNGDFWKDYPRDIDLSRTPGPLGGASLLSRVYCQLPFWRGFDIVQIINPLFLELRAKRLFPIYRYLRRHNKHVVLCAMGMDYYWVNECVTNKPLRYSDFNIGDELREDECALKEREDWIGTDKQHLNQYIANDCDGIVAGLYEYYVCYHNNFAEKTSYIPLPIDSLPAGDMTTITPHRTPLKVFIGISKGRSQYKGTDIMLRAAEALQEKYPDKIELMKAEGVPFSEYEQMINDADILLDQLYSYTPSMNTLLAMSKGIVCVGGGEPENYEIIGEKTLHPIINVQPTYESVYEELEKLILHPEIIDDLKHQSISYVSRHHDYQNVAMQYMKFYSRLK from the coding sequence ATGAAGATACTACTCCTTGGAGAATACAGCAATGTTCACAACACTCTTGCCAATGGTCTGAGACGCTTCGGACAAAAGGTAACCGTAGCTTCCAACGGTGACTTCTGGAAGGACTATCCACGCGACATAGACCTCTCACGAACTCCTGGACCGCTAGGTGGTGCTTCGCTGCTGTCAAGAGTTTACTGTCAGTTGCCATTCTGGCGTGGCTTCGACATCGTTCAGATTATCAACCCTCTTTTCCTTGAACTTCGCGCCAAACGCCTGTTCCCCATCTACAGATATCTGCGCCGTCACAACAAGCATGTTGTGCTATGCGCCATGGGCATGGACTACTACTGGGTCAACGAATGTGTCACAAACAAGCCCCTGCGCTACAGCGATTTCAATATTGGCGATGAACTTCGTGAAGACGAGTGCGCACTAAAAGAACGCGAAGACTGGATTGGAACTGACAAGCAGCATCTAAACCAGTATATTGCCAACGACTGCGACGGCATTGTTGCCGGACTCTACGAATACTATGTGTGCTATCACAACAACTTCGCTGAAAAGACGTCATACATTCCCCTGCCTATTGACAGTCTGCCAGCAGGCGACATGACCACCATCACCCCCCATCGCACTCCACTGAAGGTCTTCATCGGCATAAGCAAGGGACGCAGCCAGTATAAAGGTACCGACATCATGCTTCGTGCAGCAGAGGCGCTACAGGAGAAATATCCCGACAAGATAGAACTGATGAAGGCTGAAGGAGTACCGTTCTCAGAATACGAGCAGATGATCAACGATGCTGACATCCTTCTTGACCAGCTATACAGCTATACACCTTCCATGAACACACTTCTGGCCATGTCGAAAGGCATAGTCTGCGTGGGTGGTGGCGAACCAGAGAACTACGAAATAATAGGAGAAAAGACGCTACACCCTATCATCAATGTTCAGCCCACCTACGAAAGTGTTTATGAGGAACTTGAAAAACTTATACTCCACCCAGAGATTATCGACGACCTGAAACATCAGAGCATTTCCTATGTAAGCCGTCATCACGACTACCAGAACGTCGCTATGCAATACATGAAGTTCTATTCTCGTCTGAAATAG
- a CDS encoding glycosyltransferase family 2 protein, whose amino-acid sequence MQNSFKSSKNDKQPIVSFIITYYDLPVDLLCRCIESILSLSLRADEREIILVDDGSQKSPLAGLEQYIDDIIYIRQANGGLSKARNTGIQISTGTYLQFIDADDSLIRKGYEHCLDLVRYKQPDIVFFQLSDKVEEQSSVFEDSDQMSGPTFMRTNNLRGSACGYLFRRKTLSELRFTPGIYHEDEEFTPLLFLRADVIISTNATAYYYRTRENSIMTSKNVRHIIKRLNDAKEIILRLNVMADSMPTESSKALIRRVHQLTMDYIYNVIHLTHSRHYLDRQLAVLSKAGLYPLPKRDYTKKYIWLRRLMNSDMGLSMLMRAIPLMKKK is encoded by the coding sequence ATGCAAAATAGTTTCAAGTCATCAAAAAACGATAAACAGCCAATCGTAAGCTTCATAATAACCTACTACGATTTGCCTGTGGATCTTCTGTGCAGATGCATAGAAAGCATTCTTTCGCTCTCGCTAAGAGCCGACGAGCGTGAAATAATACTTGTTGACGACGGTTCTCAGAAATCGCCCTTAGCAGGACTTGAACAGTATATAGACGACATTATATATATACGTCAGGCCAACGGTGGTCTGAGCAAGGCGCGCAACACTGGCATACAGATAAGCACAGGCACTTACCTTCAGTTTATCGATGCCGATGACAGCCTCATACGCAAGGGCTATGAGCATTGCCTTGACCTTGTACGCTATAAACAACCGGATATCGTCTTCTTCCAACTCTCAGACAAAGTAGAAGAACAGTCATCGGTTTTTGAGGATAGTGACCAGATGAGCGGCCCCACATTCATGAGAACAAACAATCTACGAGGTTCAGCATGTGGATACCTGTTCAGAAGGAAGACGCTCAGCGAGCTTCGATTCACTCCAGGCATCTACCATGAAGACGAGGAGTTCACCCCACTGCTGTTCCTGCGGGCAGATGTCATTATCAGCACCAACGCTACAGCCTACTACTACAGGACTCGTGAGAACTCTATCATGACATCTAAAAATGTGCGTCACATTATAAAGCGCCTGAATGATGCGAAAGAGATAATCCTACGGCTAAACGTTATGGCAGACTCGATGCCTACTGAGTCAAGCAAGGCACTCATACGCAGAGTCCATCAGCTCACCATGGATTATATCTATAACGTCATACACCTTACTCACAGCCGCCACTACCTGGACCGTCAACTGGCTGTACTCAGCAAGGCGGGACTCTATCCCCTGCCCAAGCGCGACTACACAAAGAAGTATATATGGCTTCGCCGCTTGATGAACAGCGACATGGGACTATCAATGCTTATGCGAGCCATACCTCTAATGAAAAAGAAGTGA
- a CDS encoding glycosyltransferase family 2 protein, giving the protein MILSVVIPVYKVEQTLDKCLKSIVSQTYADLDIILVDDGSPDKCPQMCDDWAKRDSRIKVIHKPNGGLSDARNAGIDVAKGEYITFVDSDDFVGFETYKQLMHKLSVRPDIDILEYPVYWHYGSKKQRVMSFGSRLFSNTNDYWLSCKAYEHTYAWNKIYRRELFKDIRFPEGRVFEDAATYPLLLRKTKLIATTTEGIYHYSSNPKGITAMATGKELKMLLDSHLSIMKDSTLLNDTRYYLHVLNIQIDVCKQTGEMPTLPYVKANPLAPNLTINQRLKAIALRILGINRLCKIVSSHQKTINSQS; this is encoded by the coding sequence ATGATATTAAGCGTCGTCATACCAGTATATAAGGTTGAGCAAACGCTCGACAAATGTCTAAAAAGCATAGTCAGTCAGACCTATGCCGACTTGGACATCATTCTTGTTGACGACGGCTCACCCGACAAGTGTCCGCAGATGTGTGACGATTGGGCAAAACGCGATAGCCGCATAAAAGTGATACACAAGCCAAACGGAGGGCTGAGCGATGCAAGAAATGCTGGAATAGATGTCGCTAAAGGCGAATACATAACTTTTGTCGATTCCGACGACTTCGTTGGCTTCGAAACATACAAACAACTGATGCACAAACTCTCAGTACGTCCCGACATCGACATACTTGAATATCCAGTATATTGGCACTATGGAAGTAAGAAACAGCGAGTAATGAGTTTCGGAAGCCGACTGTTCAGCAACACTAACGACTACTGGCTATCGTGTAAGGCCTATGAGCACACCTACGCATGGAACAAGATTTATCGCCGTGAGCTCTTCAAAGACATTAGATTTCCTGAGGGCCGGGTGTTTGAAGATGCTGCCACCTACCCTCTTTTATTGCGTAAGACAAAACTCATTGCCACGACTACGGAAGGAATATACCACTATAGTTCAAACCCGAAGGGCATAACGGCGATGGCAACGGGCAAGGAGCTGAAGATGCTGCTTGACAGTCATCTGTCAATAATGAAAGATTCCACTCTACTCAACGACACCCGTTACTACCTCCACGTGTTGAATATCCAGATAGACGTATGCAAGCAAACAGGAGAAATGCCCACATTACCTTATGTAAAGGCAAACCCTCTTGCTCCCAACCTAACCATCAACCAGCGTCTTAAAGCAATAGCACTCCGCATATTAGGAATAAACAGATTATGCAAAATAGTTTCAAGTCATCAAAAAACGATAAACAGCCAATCGTAA
- a CDS encoding oligosaccharide flippase family protein, with translation MKNIEPSTNSYRKIVSSTAVLGSAQFVNVLMNILRGKLVAVILHSAGMGIMSLLQNAANTIQQFALLGINVSAVRFISKADSEQEEASAEEKAVKAQALSTTIRIVRALVLMASCAALLFTLAISPLMSQFSFGSYEYVAFFLLLSIYIFFNIMGAGEMAVMQGLRRYRKLALCSIVPPLCGLLISVPIYYFWGNDGIVPAMIVSGIIYWIVIRKYSFHEHNGSAERRSLPLRTIWHEGQGILRLGVVMTISTIVGAITTYALMAFISNTGSVSDVGLYQAANFVAMQYINMIFTAMATDYYPRLAALIQSKEEEAHQLVNQQIEIVLLITAPLVILTILTAPLLITILLTEEFQPIRSIIYFMGLSGLLKALCFPMDYIAYAKGDKQFIFWVETVWSNIKTFSVIAAFYYVYGLKGLGYGVLTSSIIDVVVSLSLVRLRYNFTLSSLSLRILIIMLSLTCICFIATFIESSYMRYSIMALSSITCFTLCFIELNKRIDFHSLVSRFTNRKS, from the coding sequence ATGAAGAACATTGAGCCATCAACAAATAGCTACCGCAAAATAGTATCAAGCACAGCCGTCCTTGGAAGTGCTCAATTTGTCAATGTGCTCATGAACATTTTACGAGGCAAGCTAGTGGCAGTCATTCTTCACTCTGCTGGTATGGGTATCATGTCGCTGCTTCAGAATGCCGCCAACACCATTCAGCAGTTCGCACTTCTCGGAATAAACGTGTCGGCAGTTCGCTTCATATCAAAAGCCGATAGTGAACAAGAAGAGGCATCTGCTGAAGAAAAAGCTGTTAAGGCACAGGCTCTTTCTACTACCATACGCATCGTACGCGCTTTGGTGCTCATGGCTTCATGTGCAGCACTATTGTTCACGCTCGCCATATCTCCGCTGATGTCTCAGTTCTCATTTGGTTCCTACGAGTATGTAGCATTCTTCCTGCTGCTTAGCATTTATATTTTCTTCAACATCATGGGAGCAGGCGAGATGGCTGTCATGCAAGGACTGCGGCGCTACAGAAAGTTAGCCCTATGCTCCATAGTGCCACCTCTTTGCGGACTTCTCATCAGTGTTCCAATATATTATTTTTGGGGTAATGACGGCATAGTGCCTGCAATGATTGTTTCTGGCATCATTTATTGGATAGTCATACGCAAATATTCTTTCCACGAACATAATGGAAGTGCAGAAAGAAGGAGCCTCCCACTCCGCACTATCTGGCATGAAGGTCAGGGCATACTGCGACTTGGCGTTGTCATGACCATCAGCACAATAGTAGGTGCCATAACAACCTATGCGCTGATGGCATTCATAAGCAACACGGGCTCCGTGTCAGACGTAGGCTTGTATCAGGCAGCTAATTTCGTTGCCATGCAATACATAAACATGATATTCACGGCAATGGCAACCGATTATTACCCACGCCTGGCAGCCCTCATACAATCGAAAGAAGAAGAAGCTCATCAGCTCGTCAACCAACAGATAGAGATTGTCTTGCTCATAACGGCTCCCCTCGTCATCTTGACCATACTAACGGCCCCGTTACTGATAACCATCCTCCTGACTGAAGAGTTCCAACCCATAAGAAGCATCATCTATTTCATGGGACTTTCAGGGCTTCTCAAAGCCCTATGCTTCCCCATGGACTATATTGCCTATGCCAAGGGAGACAAGCAATTCATTTTCTGGGTTGAAACCGTTTGGAGCAACATAAAGACATTCAGTGTTATAGCAGCATTCTATTACGTCTATGGTCTCAAAGGACTGGGCTATGGTGTATTGACATCATCGATAATTGACGTAGTGGTGAGCCTCAGTCTTGTAAGGCTACGCTATAACTTTACCCTGTCTTCATTATCCTTACGCATACTTATCATCATGCTGTCGCTGACATGTATCTGCTTTATTGCAACATTCATAGAGTCTTCATACATGCGATACTCAATAATGGCACTTTCAAGCATAACATGCTTCACGCTCTGCTTTATTGAACTTAATAAACGAATAGACTTCCACTCATTAGTAAGCCGTTTCACAAACAGAAAGTCATGA
- a CDS encoding GTP pyrophosphokinase family protein — MNSLLLDEYHKLMPAYERLEYAVNDMLREHIKSSSIEVNAIESRIKKEQSLIGKLERKGDKYHSIYDITDILGVRVIAFYNEDVDRIASIAEKIFDIDWANSVDKRKSHEVNSFGYNSLHYVCKIPHTSFYNQKFPEINNIYFELQIRTALQHVWSAIQHDIGYKTDIEIPDEYHRNLSRLAGVLELADNEFSRIRTAIADYRRHATKLVKSGKLEDVLLDGETFKTYLELAPFDKLNKKIAAITAAEIHATSLIHYLPVLKSLGMKTLRDVENMINDNENDAYQLALYQLGSTDIDILSSSIALQNLCIVHILKNGGGKLGLCRLFEQINGTSQSNEIMADFIFEQASKLSFMNIGKSDKS, encoded by the coding sequence ATGAATTCATTGCTCCTTGACGAATACCATAAGCTGATGCCGGCCTATGAAAGGCTAGAATATGCCGTAAACGACATGCTGAGGGAGCACATCAAATCAAGTTCTATTGAGGTTAATGCCATAGAATCACGTATCAAAAAAGAACAGTCGTTAATAGGTAAATTAGAGAGGAAAGGTGACAAATACCATTCTATTTACGACATTACCGACATTTTAGGGGTACGTGTAATAGCTTTCTACAATGAAGATGTTGACCGCATAGCATCCATTGCAGAAAAGATTTTTGATATCGACTGGGCAAACTCTGTTGACAAACGCAAGAGCCACGAAGTGAATAGTTTCGGATACAATTCGCTTCATTACGTTTGCAAGATTCCACATACCAGTTTCTACAATCAGAAATTCCCAGAGATTAACAACATCTACTTTGAGCTGCAGATACGTACTGCCCTTCAGCATGTATGGTCTGCCATTCAGCATGACATCGGCTACAAGACGGACATTGAGATACCCGACGAGTACCACCGCAACCTCAGCCGTTTGGCAGGAGTGCTTGAGTTGGCTGACAATGAGTTCAGCCGCATCAGAACTGCTATAGCCGACTATCGCCGTCACGCCACTAAGCTTGTCAAAAGTGGAAAACTTGAAGATGTGCTTCTTGACGGTGAGACATTCAAGACCTACTTAGAACTGGCCCCATTTGACAAGCTAAACAAGAAGATTGCCGCCATTACAGCTGCCGAGATTCATGCCACAAGCCTCATTCATTATCTCCCAGTACTTAAGTCACTTGGAATGAAAACGCTCAGGGATGTAGAGAACATGATTAACGATAACGAGAACGACGCATACCAGCTGGCACTCTATCAGTTAGGCTCTACAGACATAGACATTCTTTCAAGCAGTATAGCGCTTCAGAATCTCTGTATCGTACATATTCTGAAAAACGGAGGCGGGAAGTTAGGACTTTGCCGACTGTTTGAGCAAATAAACGGCACATCACAAAGCAACGAAATCATGGCAGACTTCATATTTGAACAAGCGTCGAAACTGTCGTTCATGAACATCGGCAAGTCAGACAAATCCTAA
- a CDS encoding STAS domain-containing protein: MEKNSMKITITEQNDGMVATIEGRLDTPAAIKAQQEIIPLLENADKTITLNCKNLDYISSSGLRLFLTLRKEAASKGGKVIISNINDEIKKVFMMTGFFNLFEITNS; encoded by the coding sequence ATGGAAAAGAACTCTATGAAAATAACCATTACTGAGCAAAACGACGGAATGGTTGCTACAATCGAAGGACGCCTTGACACCCCTGCAGCAATAAAAGCTCAGCAAGAGATTATCCCTCTTTTGGAGAATGCCGACAAAACCATTACCCTGAACTGCAAGAATCTTGATTATATCAGTTCAAGCGGTCTGCGTCTGTTCCTCACTCTCAGAAAAGAGGCTGCATCGAAAGGCGGAAAGGTCATTATTTCAAACATCAACGACGAGATAAAGAAGGTCTTCATGATGACAGGCTTCTTTAATCTTTTTGAAATAACAAACTCATAA
- a CDS encoding fumarylacetoacetate hydrolase family protein produces the protein MKIFVVGTENYNSSVGSEKAGQVTPIIYTKADSALLKDRKPFFIPDDMGRIGYTGELVVRICRLGKEVPERFAHRYYDAFTVGLNFKASDMLRDCSANGMPWTVATGFDGSAIIGDWMPVENLYGNVEFGLDSNGSTLYTANASNMIIGIDRLISYISHYFTLKTGDLLFTGAVSKEEEPHVNDFLEGYINGVKVLECRCK, from the coding sequence ATGAAGATATTTGTTGTAGGTACTGAAAATTATAATAGTTCAGTGGGTTCTGAGAAAGCGGGGCAAGTGACTCCGATAATCTATACTAAGGCTGATTCGGCATTGTTGAAAGACCGCAAACCGTTTTTCATTCCCGACGATATGGGACGTATTGGCTATACAGGTGAACTTGTTGTTCGTATTTGCCGGCTCGGCAAGGAGGTTCCTGAACGTTTTGCTCATCGCTATTATGACGCGTTTACTGTTGGGCTTAACTTCAAGGCATCTGACATGTTGCGTGATTGTTCTGCTAATGGCATGCCCTGGACTGTAGCAACAGGCTTTGATGGTAGTGCAATAATAGGTGATTGGATGCCTGTAGAAAATCTTTACGGTAACGTGGAGTTTGGTCTTGATAGCAATGGCTCTACTCTATATACAGCAAATGCTTCCAATATGATTATAGGTATTGACCGCCTAATAAGCTATATCTCCCACTATTTTACTCTTAAAACAGGAGACCTCCTCTTTACTGGTGCTGTCAGTAAAGAGGAGGAACCTCACGTTAATGACTTTTTGGAAGGATACATTAATGGTGTGAAAGTCTTGGAATGCCGTTGTAAGTAA
- a CDS encoding prolyl oligopeptidase family serine peptidase, with amino-acid sequence MNKAMTIAAAALMMTACSTQKDTDQVIIEKQTVQLESDQMTPEALWAMARIGGHSVSPDGKHIVYQVGYYSVKENKSHQVLRSMNSDGSEIKELTTEASNETDAQWLDDNTIAFVKGGEIWKMNLDGSSRKQLSNTEGKVEGFMFSPDHKKVIILQSIDFNEIILKNPDDLPKATGRLVTDLMYRHWDHYVESIQHPFVFSVDDDFVIAPEGKDILEGEPYECPMEPFGGMEQLAWSPDSKSIAFTCRCKTGLSYSISTDSDIFLYDVESGDMNKTKNLCKGCEWGVVSDGTVPYECDNMMDPTKSLKNQFVNVNLKEYFVGYDLNPKFSPDGRYVAWLSMKRDGYEADRQRLCCYDLQTGEKSFLTESFDSNVDDFCWTPDSRSIYFIGVWHATENLYRTNLTGEVVQLTNDWADFGALQMLDDNKILAERHSYLAPADLYVVTPGDSIANTKVEQITNENKDILDQLAKPSVEQRWVKTTDGKEMLTWIILPPNFDKTKKYPTLLFCEGGPQSPVSQFWSYRWNFFIMASQGYVIVAPNRRGLPGFGQEWLEEISGDWTGQCMKDYLSAIDDAATNLPYVDKEHMGAVGASFGGFSVYYLAGHHDKRFKCFIAHDGAFNLEAMYTETEENWFSNWEYDDAYWNKDQTERAKKTYANSPHRFVDKWDTPILCIHGEKDYRINATQGMSAFNAARMRGIEAQLLIFPDENHWVLKPQNGILWQRTYFNWLDRWLKK; translated from the coding sequence ATGAACAAAGCAATGACAATAGCCGCAGCAGCATTAATGATGACAGCCTGCAGCACACAGAAAGATACTGATCAAGTGATAATTGAAAAGCAGACCGTTCAGTTGGAATCAGACCAAATGACACCCGAAGCTCTTTGGGCTATGGCTCGCATTGGCGGTCATAGCGTTTCTCCTGACGGGAAACACATCGTCTATCAGGTGGGCTATTACAGCGTAAAAGAGAACAAGAGTCACCAAGTTCTCAGATCAATGAATTCTGATGGTTCAGAAATAAAGGAGCTTACAACAGAAGCTAGCAACGAGACCGATGCGCAATGGCTTGACGACAATACGATTGCATTTGTCAAAGGGGGCGAGATATGGAAGATGAACCTCGATGGTAGTAGTCGCAAGCAGCTTTCAAATACAGAAGGCAAAGTGGAAGGCTTCATGTTCTCGCCAGACCACAAGAAAGTCATCATACTTCAGAGCATTGACTTCAACGAAATCATACTGAAGAATCCCGATGATCTTCCTAAGGCAACCGGACGATTAGTAACAGACCTCATGTATCGCCATTGGGATCACTACGTGGAGAGCATACAGCATCCCTTCGTTTTCTCTGTGGACGATGATTTCGTCATCGCCCCCGAAGGCAAGGACATCCTTGAGGGAGAGCCATACGAATGTCCAATGGAACCTTTTGGCGGCATGGAGCAGCTGGCTTGGAGCCCAGATTCAAAGAGCATTGCCTTCACCTGCCGCTGCAAGACAGGATTGTCCTACAGCATCTCGACCGACTCAGACATCTTCCTCTATGACGTTGAGAGTGGTGACATGAATAAGACCAAGAACCTCTGCAAAGGCTGCGAGTGGGGCGTGGTGTCGGATGGAACCGTTCCCTACGAGTGCGACAACATGATGGATCCCACAAAATCACTCAAGAACCAATTTGTCAACGTGAACCTCAAGGAGTACTTTGTGGGCTACGACCTTAACCCGAAGTTCTCTCCCGATGGTCGCTACGTTGCTTGGCTCTCCATGAAACGCGATGGCTATGAGGCAGATCGTCAGCGTCTGTGCTGCTACGACTTGCAGACAGGCGAGAAATCATTCCTAACTGAGTCATTCGATTCAAATGTCGATGATTTCTGTTGGACACCTGATTCGAGATCAATATATTTTATCGGTGTTTGGCATGCCACAGAGAATCTTTATCGTACAAATCTGACAGGTGAAGTGGTACAGCTGACTAACGACTGGGCAGACTTCGGCGCACTACAGATGTTGGATGACAATAAGATTCTTGCAGAGCGTCACAGCTATCTGGCACCAGCCGACCTGTACGTCGTCACACCTGGCGACAGCATCGCAAACACCAAAGTTGAGCAGATTACCAATGAGAACAAGGACATTCTCGACCAATTGGCAAAACCATCTGTTGAACAGCGCTGGGTCAAGACAACCGACGGTAAAGAAATGCTCACATGGATAATCCTGCCACCAAACTTCGACAAGACAAAGAAGTACCCCACCCTGCTCTTCTGCGAAGGCGGTCCACAAAGCCCAGTCTCTCAGTTCTGGAGCTATCGTTGGAACTTCTTCATCATGGCATCTCAGGGGTACGTTATCGTAGCACCTAACCGTCGTGGTCTGCCTGGTTTCGGTCAGGAATGGCTTGAAGAGATTAGCGGCGACTGGACGGGACAGTGCATGAAGGACTATCTGTCAGCTATTGACGATGCTGCAACGAACTTGCCATATGTTGACAAAGAACACATGGGAGCCGTTGGCGCATCATTTGGAGGCTTCTCAGTATATTATCTTGCAGGCCATCACGACAAGCGTTTCAAATGCTTCATTGCACACGATGGTGCCTTTAACCTAGAGGCGATGTACACTGAGACAGAAGAGAACTGGTTCTCAAACTGGGAATATGACGATGCATATTGGAACAAAGACCAAACGGAGCGTGCGAAGAAGACATACGCAAACTCACCACACCGCTTTGTTGACAAATGGGACACGCCTATACTCTGTATACACGGCGAGAAGGACTATCGCATAAATGCAACTCAAGGCATGTCGGCCTTCAATGCTGCACGTATGAGAGGCATTGAGGCACAGTTACTTATTTTCCCTGACGAGAACCACTGGGTACTTAAGCCACAGAACGGAATACTTTGGCAGCGAACATACTTCAATTGGCTTGACCGCTGGCTAAAAAAGTAG